The sequence gtaaaatcaagAGAAATGGGACAAATGGGGTAAGAATAATTTCCAACCACAGGAATGCTATCCATATGGTTAAGGTACAGAAGCTTGGTTTTACATAGCAGGACCATGGAGCATTGTTAATTATCTCCCGAGGTTCGAATATAAAGTTGATTGGAGCGTTTTCTATAAGACTTAAGGAACACACAACTGTTATAACCAAAGCcgcagttttctcggtgcaatattttttgCTGTAAGTTTGGTGACAGATGGCCACGAATcggtcaaaggtgaaagcgacagttAACCAGACAGACCAATCGATGGACATGAAAAGCAGGGCAATATTGAGGCTGCAAATAGGAGTGTAGTTCAGGAATGAAAATGTGAAATGAGCGTCCTTAATTTCATACAAGACCACTCCAAATATCAGGACCAGTAGATCAGCCACCGCCATGCCCAACAGGTAACGGGAAATGCATTTAGAGAGGCCGCAGTCTCCGCGGAACAGAACCACAACCGTCATCAAATTAACTGCAAATAATAGAAAGGGCAAAGACTAACTGAAAATTTATTGATTATTTATTTGATCActcgaacctctctctctctctcagcttcgGAATTCCGAAAAGATATATCCCTTTAtgtttatagaatcacagaaatgttACGGCACGGGGAGAGGCCACTCGGcacgtcgagtccgtgctggctctgtgcaagcgcaatccagctcgtcccactccacaCCCACTCCGCCCTCTCCACACTATCCCCTTACCcctccaattttttcccttcaagtatttctccaattcccccttttgaaagttattattgaatctgttcccaccgtcctttcaggcagtgaattccagatcatcacaactcgctgcgtaaaaaaattgtttcctcatgtcgcctctggttcttttgcaaattatcataaatctgtgtcctctggtttccaaccctcctgccactggaaacagtttcgccttatttactctatcaaaagctttcatgattttgaacacgtctgttaaatctccccggaaccttctctgctccaaggagaacaaccccagcctctccacataactgaagtccctcatccctggtaccattccagtaaacctcctctgcagcctctcgaaggcctcgacatccttccgaaattgtggtgcccagaattgaacacaatactccagctgaggtctaaaccAGCATTTTAcaaagctttagcataacttccttgcttttgtactctatgcctctattaataaagaccaggatcccatatgctgcaAATGAAACCCGTCAAAGTAGACAGGTGATGTTATCACACCGACGGCAGCAGCAGTGATACAGTTAAACACTACTAAAAATTAATAAGACCTGATTAGAACTggcttaccaggaacaccaatcACTGCAAGGACAGGGTAGTAAATTTTTTCTATCTCTAGGATTACTGGCGCTCCCATTTTCGGAGAGAAGTGACTTTGTTTGTTGACGTTATGGACTGGCAGTTCTTCCGTTTTCAAAACAGTCTTATTTATACCAGAGGGAAATCTCAAGTGAGGCACAAGCATTAGTTGCAGTCCAGTTAACAAACAAATTATGCCAAGCTGCGTTGACTCCTACTGCCCAGGATGTAGGACGATTTGCAGTGTTATTTCCTCGTTGAAAGAGTAAGAGTTCTGGAATATTATTTTCAGACAAAATATTACATATTATAACAAAATAgcgcaaaggatggaggagtccaacacctGCATGAGTGAAATTGTGGCAAAGGTACGGAGGGAATCTCTgacatactgtcacagggacgtgagggcatatatgagatagtgtcgcgggcaaGTGTGGGAATGTacgcaatggagagaaggctagcctccatggagcttcaagcacgactcacacatgagtccattcaggccctga comes from Heptranchias perlo isolate sHepPer1 unplaced genomic scaffold, sHepPer1.hap1 HAP1_SCAFFOLD_97, whole genome shotgun sequence and encodes:
- the LOC137320058 gene encoding probable G-protein coupled receptor 139 — its product is MGAPVILEIEKIYYPVLAVIGVPVNLMTVVVLFRGDCGLSKCISRYLLGMAVADLLVLIFGVVLYEIKDAHFTFSFLNYTPICSLNIALLFMSIDWSVWLTVAFTFDRFVAICHQTYSKKYCTEKTAALVITVVCSLSLIENAPINFIFEPREIINNAPWSCYVKPSFCTLTIWIAFLWLEIILTPFVPFLLILLFNAQTIRHIVQANRVRRGLRGKNNSEEHNDPELENRRKSIVLLLIISASFMILWAVMFVFFIFVNFTDAQISETSYDAPFTIVEQTGYMLRYLSSCTNTFIYAVSQKLCKREVIRTTQATQPSFCIPTVVLTTCGLELVAPPAKLFQYSYNTVLGTALQEICEDLRADAEEI